One Salmo trutta chromosome 26, fSalTru1.1, whole genome shotgun sequence DNA window includes the following coding sequences:
- the LOC115163772 gene encoding extracellular calcium-sensing receptor-like, giving the protein MRGMAAPAPICSLLGQPALPLLSAEGDINIGAVFALHRNALFKVHSFTSRPEKIPCVSFNPREFQFAQTLIFALEEINNSSDLLPGLSLGYQVYDSCGSAPLTIHSALALMNSPGPEDSLGDPSSCSRSPAVLGIVGESTSTSTIGISSLVGPFSIPVISHFATCACLSNREKYPSFFRTIPSDFYQSRALAKLVKHFGWNWVGVVNSNNDYGNNGMATFMEAAWHEGVCVEFQESIYRTDPREKLLKTVRVIRKATARVVVLFLGLGDLIPLLNELALEGDPGLQWVGSEAWITARLLADNKAYGFLRGAVGFAIRNARLDGLEGFLDKVHPSQAPDNTLLREFWETVFQCSFEGGSSTLCTGTESLAKLKNQYTDVSELRISSKVYTAVYAIAHALHNLLTDLKNDTDSGNRPVYTPQQVLQYLKEVRFRVKTGEEIWFDANGDVMACYDLVNWQQEEDGTLQFHAVGLYDSSMPPEQRFTFNQGKLVWVGGQAEAPAAVCSESCPTGTRKAVQKGKPVCCYDCVPCAEGEISNITDSNGCYRCDLDYWSNEKRDRCVLKPVEFLSYEEMMGIVLVFFSLLGSGVTTLVVVVFSIHKDTPIVRANNSELSFLLLFSLTLCFLCSLTFIGRPSEWSCMLRHTAFGITFVLCISCVLGKTIVVLMAFRATLPASNVMKWFGPPQQRLSVLAFTLIQVLICVLWLTVSPPFPYKNMKTYKEKIILECDVGSAIGFWAVLGYIGLLALLCFALAFLARKLPDNFNEAKFITFSMLIFCAVWITFIPAYVSSPGKFTVAVEIFAILASSFGLLFCIFAPKCFIILLRPEQNTKKHMMGKTSNDIRY; this is encoded by the exons atgagggGTATGGCTGCTCCAGCCCCAATCTGCTCTCTGCTGGGCCAACCCGCTCTGCCTCTCCTGTCTGCCGAGGGGGACATCAACATTGGGGCAGTGTTCGCTCTACATAGGAATGCCCTCTTCAAGGTCCATTCGTTCACCTCCAGACCAGAGAAAATACCCTGTGTCAG TTTCAACCCACGTGAGTTCCAGTTTGCACAGACCCTGATCTTTGCCCTGGAGGAGATCAACAACAGCAGTGATCTGCTGCCAGGGCTGTCTCTGGGTTACCAGGTCTATGACTCCTGTGGCTCTgcccccctgaccatccactcagCCTTGGCCCTGATGAACAGCCCTGGGCCTGAGGACAGCCTGGGAGACCCCTCCTCCTGCTCCAGATCTCCAGCCGTGTTGGGCATTGTAGGGGAATCAACCTCCACATCCACCATTGGAATATCATCCCTGGTCGGACCATTCAGCATCCCTGTG ATCAGCCACTTTGCCACCTGTGCTTGTCTGAGTAACAGAGAAAAGTACCCTTCCTTCTTCAGAACCATCCCCAGTGACTTCTACCAGAGCAGAGCCCTAGCAAAGCTGGTCAAACACTTTGGATGGAACTGGGTGGGAGTGGTGAACAGCAACAATGACTATGGAAACAATGGCATGGCCACATTCATGGAGGCAGCATGGCATGAAGGGGTCTGTGTAGAGTTCCAAGAGTCCATCTACCGCACAGACCCCCGAGAGAAGCTCCTGAAAACCGTCAGGGTGATCAGGAAGGCCACAGCCAGGGTGGTGGTACTGTTCCTGGGCTTGGGGGACCTCATCCCCCTGCTAAATGAGCTGGCTCTGGAGGGAGACCCAGGGCTGCAGTGGGTGGGCAGCGAGGCCTGGATCACAGCCAGACTGCTGGCGGATAACAAGGCCTATGGCTTCCTGAGGGGGGCGGTGGGCTTTGCCATCAGGAATGCCAGGCTGGATGGTCTGGAGGGGTTCCTAGACAAGGTGCACCCCTCCCAGGCGCCAGACAACACCCTGCTCAGGGAGTTCTGGGAGACTGTTTTCCAGTGCTCCTTCGAGGGGGGCAGCAGCACGCTGTGCACAGGAACAGAGAGCTTAGCAAAGCTTAAGAACCAATACACTGATGTGTCAGAGCTGAGAATATCCAGTAAAGTGTACACAGCTGTATATGCCATTGCACACGCTCTACACAACCTACTGACAGACTTAAAGAATGACACAGACAGTGGCAACAGACCAGTCTACACACCACAGCAG GTGCTACAGTACCTGAAGGAGGTGAGGTTTAGAGtaaagacaggagaggagatcTGGTTTGATGCTAACGGAGATGTGATGGCGTGCTACGACCTAGTGAACTGGCAGCAGGAGGAGGATGGGACCCTGCAGTTCCATGCTGTTGGGCTGTATGATTCCTCGATGCCCCCTGAACAGCGCTTTACCTTCAACCAGGGAAAACTGGTCTGGGTAGGGGGCCAGGCAGAG GCACCTGCAGCAGTGTGCAGTGAGAGCTGTCCCACAGGCACTCGTAAGGCTGTACAGAAAGGAAAGCCTGTATGCTGTTATGACTGTGTACCATGTGCGGAGGGAGAGATCAGCAATATCACAG ATTCTAACGGCTGCTATCGATGTGACTTGGATTATTGGTCAAATGAAAAAAGGGACCGCTGTGTGTTGAAACCAGTTGAATTCCTCTCCTATGAAGAAATGATGGGCATAGTTCTGGTATTTTTCTCCTTACTGGGGTCCGGTGTTACTACTCTGGTAGTTGTTGTGTTTTCAATTCATAAGGACACCCCCATCGTCAGGGCCAACAACTCTGAGCTGAGCTTCCTGCTGCTCTTCTCCTTGACTCTGTGTTTTCTGTGTTCTCTTACTTTCATTGGCCGGCCCTCTGAGTGGTCCTGTATGCTGCGTCACACAGCGTTTGGGATCACCTTCGTCCTCTGCATCTCTTGTGTTCTGGGGAAAACAATAGTGGTGTTGATGGCCTTCAGGGCTACACTTCCAGCCAGTAATGTCATGAAATGGTTTGGTCCTCCACAGCAGAGACTCAGTGTTCTGGCTTTCACTCTCATACAGGTCCTGATCTGTGTTCTTTGGTTAACAgtctcccctcctttcccctaCAAGAACATGAAGACCTATAAGGAGAAGATCATTCTAGAGTGTGATGTGGGTTCAGCTATTGGTTTCTGGGCTGTTTTGGGGTATATAGGACTCCTGGCTCTCTTGTGCTTTGCGCTGGCTTTTCTGGCTCGAAAGCTGCCTGATAACTTCAATGAGGCCAAATTCATCACCTTCAGCATGCTCATATTCTGTGCAGTCTGGATCACCTTTATCCCAGCCTATGTCAGCTCTCCTGGGAAGTTCACTGTAGCTGTGGAGATCTTTGCTATTCTGGCCTCCAGTTTTGGTTTACTTTTCTGCATATTTGCTCCTAAATGTTTCATTATATTGCTGAGGCCAGAGCAAAACACCAAGAAACATATGATGGGGAAGACATCCAATGACATACGATATTAA